Within the Salvia hispanica cultivar TCC Black 2014 chromosome 4, UniMelb_Shisp_WGS_1.0, whole genome shotgun sequence genome, the region GCAACTCAAAGCTGAAAGAAGCGAGGTAATAATGCTTTATGAAGTGTTGAAACATTGATATAACCTTTAATGAAGTGATAAAATGGTTGGTAAATATTGATATGCAATAACAGGTAATGTGGAAAGCTGTGGAGCGAGCTCTAGGGCCAAAATTCGACCGTGGCAAGTGCGAGGTTAAGTTGGTGGGGACTCCATTGACACACCAGAGGTTTCTGAGGCGGAATAGAGGGACATATGGTCCGGCTATAAAGGCCGGGAAGGCTTCGTTTCCCGGCCACTCAACTCCCATCTCACAACTTTTATGCTGTGGGGATTCTACTTTTCCGGGCATTGGCGTGCCTGCAGTTGCCGCTAGTGGTGCCATTGTTGCAAACTCACTAGTTTCAGTGTCTCAACACTCCCAGTTACTTGATGCTGTAGGATTGTAACATTCTTAttgcttaattaaataatgatcGTTGTATTTATGTTTGGCTAAGATTACAAGTGAACCAAATAAATTCAATGTTGTACAGTTACTGGCGATTTTGCATTACTTCCTGATTCAGTGCAGTCATGGCATCAATATCAAACTTGGCCTTAATCTGTTGGATACCACAGGTGGGATTCCGTCAAGATATTTGTTGCCCCGAACACTCCCTTTCACCCTCAAGTACATTGATCTCGACACTAAAGTCTGGTGTTCGGGATGTTGCAGTGGCAGTCGGATATAAGCGTTTGATTTTTTGTGACTCCTAAATTGCTCATCATATTCAGTTGCCATATAGACTAGAGACCTGTATTTCCGACCACCACCGCGACATTCCAAATGCTGAAATTTTTTTGCAGAACATTTTATtcccaaaattgaaaagatagGTACTAAATGATGAGACATTTTCAAGTAAATACACCAAAAGATGCGACATTTTCGAACCCATGAACGCgagagaaatgaaattttttatcaaacaattGATTGAAATTGGATTGAATGGACACCATGGATGGAGATGGTACATGGCATCTATCTTCGCATTTCATGTATTGACAGCAAGTACTCATCCCTCCCCCAAAAATAGGAACCTTTAAAACGGcataagttttaatgcaaaattggtaaaacaagagagatagaaagaaaaccGTGTTCGTGGAAAATAGATCTCGTCTCATTATAAAGAGAAATTTCCCGAAAGTTTAACCTTTTAGGAGACAGgaagtataataaaatgtaggagtaaaatattattatgacCAAACTTCACATAAGTAAAAACTGGGTTGTCTTTACTGAGACTAAAAGCTGCAAATACAAACTATGGACTATGCAGTGAAACTGCCATTGAAATTCCTTAATCAAAAATATCTGAGAGTCAAATTTCAAAACGAATCAACATTTAAACCTCTCTTTACTTGTATGTAGTAAATACGTAagggataaaataaaagacaaatTCTTCGGGAAAAAACAGAACCCAGCAGAGTTTGTAGAAACCAACAGTGCAATAATCAAACCACTTGATAGTTTTCAGCAGCGAGCAGCATTCTCTGAGCATACCTAGGAGGATTACCTCCTTTCAGAGGCAAGACATTAACCACCTGCAATGGATGAAATACGTAAGAAACAGCCACAAATATTTACTAGGATCATTACAGCTATAGCTATTCTCTTCCATGGAAAATACTCAGCAAGAGTTCTAAAAGATGTAGCGTGTGATGCACAGAGGACAGAAGAGAACCTGTAGATTACTGAAAGTTCTTGTAGAAGTGAAGCGCACAGAAATTGGGAAAAGATCTGATGTATCGATTGCAGGAATAACAAATTCCATAGATCCACTGCAGGcacaacataaaaataataaaccaaATCAGAAACACAATAGAATCAGATTGAAAACTAAGCAGAAAAAATGCAGTGCCAATTAACCTGCGGTTGGAGTTATCGATCAGCAAAATAGACCATTCCAAAATTGATTTCCTGGCATCGTACCTGCAATTGATATTCCAAAATGCTCACTGCCTACTTGATATATTAATTGAGAATGAACATCAGAGTACAAGCCTTAGAATCAACAATGGTCTCAACAGTAAACAATAACCTGGCCACATGTGGACCCCATTTCTTTGGCTTGCTCATATCTCTATATAAACAATGACTGATCTTTAAATcaatttggattttatttccATCCAGTTTCTTATGCTCCACTTAACAACACTCAAACCAGCCTCACAAGCTAACAGTTTAACCTAGTCACGTTACAGTCATCAAAGGGACCAAGCACTCACAAACCCACATGACAAGGATGGATGTTGCATCATGCACAGTACAGTCATCACAAAATCCATGGACAGCAGCCtcatttaattagttactAATAAGTTAATACCACAAGGCTGTCTAACATAGGGTACTTCAAGTCTGATTCTGGCTAGTTGTGTCTTGAGACGATCAAGTGGGCTTAGATAGCCCTATAAGTGGGTGTGGCTTGCATTAAACATCAGATAAGCTATAACAATGATTTTGTTTCAGGAGAAGAGTCGCACACTGAGGGGGCAATACATGGTGCAACATTCCACTAATCATTATGGACCTATCTTTGAGAGACTATCTTATTTGCTCAATCACTACATCATACAAGTGTATCTTAACTTCACAGATTAGAAAACTCTAGCTTCTGATCTAGTAGTCAACTTTTAGAGGTATCAAGTCATATTTTGAAAACAATACTAAACACAATGTATGGGAGATAGCTTTTAGATGTATCAGGGTTTCATAGGAGTAACTGAGAAACTCCAACCAATACTAAGTGATAGTAAAAGATACTTAATATCTCTAGTAAGCCTTTAGCAATGAAATGTCAGTAGTAAACAATAAGATGAAACCACACCTCCAATCCCCATCAATTTGTTGTACTCTTGGTGCCTCTCTAAGAGCTGGAAGAGGAATTGAGATCACAACATTTTGCAGATCAAAACTTGGAGCTTCATACTCTAAGTTCACATAGGTGTCATTGCCAGAAACAGAAGGCCAGCAGCTAACTGCaatgacaaaattaagaaGTAGACCATTTACAAGATGGCATATCTTTTTAATGTCTCAAATGAccatttacaaaattaagtaGTACTTGGGTGACATAGAAGAAGAGCTTACTTGACAATGGCACAAGTGACTCATCTGCACTTTGCATTCTCCATCTCAACAAACTAACACCTTCATTGCCCTGGCCAGAAGGGAATGGGCGATTTGGGTCCTTAAGACCCAATATGCTCTCACCATTGtacaaatctttatttatgttGGGGTGGGTCTTAAATATAACTCCAGGATTATCACCTGTCTCGATCTGAATCAACATCAGAAAACAATAATCTCAATAGCATTCAACATGAAAAAGTCTTTCCAGATACAAGTGAACAACAATCAGGGCAGTAACAAGAACTGAGGTACCTGAACTTGGATGAATCCATCCTCCTGGTTAAGTATCTGGAGTGATAACATTCCTTGCAGATCAAAGTTTTCAATACCACCATCCCGTTTTAATGTTACATTAAGCTTTTCTTCAATACTTAATGTAACAGGGTCACTTGGCAGAGAAGCAGGTGCTTTGGACTGACCAGCACTTGGTCTCACATCTTCAACAATCACTTCACCTTCAGCCTTGAGAGATTCCAAAAACTGGTTGGTTCTTTGTGTTTTCCCAAGCTTCATGCCAAAATCTTTTGACGGAGCTGTAGCAGAGGATGGCAGACGACCTAATCATTGTAATTCGAAATAATTAATACAGCctaaattcaacaaatttaccatttaaaacaaatttcaacttttACCAGTAACATAACTAACTACTGTAACATTTAGTTAAAAAGTAGTActgtataataaaataatttttcatatgtaatactagtatttttttaactcaatataaaaacaaatgacCAACTTGTATCAATAGTGACACGTTGAACAAACATAACACTAACCAAGAAGATGAACTCAGAAAATGCATTTTAAAGTAGCTGAATCTTTCGCTGATTTGTCTCGATTAATTATTCCTATTAGCTTTATTCAAAGTTATATCATCTTCATAAAACTAGTTAGAGCATCCTGATGATACAGGTCAGTACTTCCAATACAGATTATCAAGTAGCTGCAACTTTTTTTAGAGGGTAAACCTTTCTGCTTAGAGAAGGAGTCCCCTTCGGTGATTATTCCAAAGCTAGAACCACCTCCAAAACCACCATTGTTGCTAGATATGTTAGTGTCACTGCCAAAGCCACTGTCCATTCTTCCAATACTTGATTGAAATGACATCATTCCTCCCTTGTCACCTCTATTCTTCTCAATCTATATTGAACATGTAATTAGTTAATCGATCCATGGTATATGAAAAATGACAAACAGAAATTGAGTAACAATGAGCATTTACCTTGCTTTTGTCAATTTCACTAgccttttttttcataatatcCTTGGTTTCATTGATTTTACTTTGGAGGACCAGCTTGTGTAGTTTCTCTTCATGACTTTCCATTTCACAATACTGCTTGACTTGTGCAACTGTGACATTTTCCTTGTGTCCCAGTGAGATAACTTCATCAAATGCAAAAAGAATCTCAAAAGCTGTCTTGCCAATGCCTTCCTCATCTAGGGAATAAGAGTATTCAGGCACCTGAGATGGTTAAACAATGGTACAGTTTACAATAATACCAAGAAGgtcaaaattttctaaaaataattgatgttAGATATGATAATGACTTCAAGTGATGAGGATTGAAGACTACACCTACAAAATTAAGACATATATGGAAGACCAAGTGGGATACAGAATATGAACATACAAGCAAACTCAGAATCTAAGATCAATAAATCCAAGCCAAATAAAGAAAGGTTACAAGTTTAGAAAGTAGTCTCAGTGTCTCCAAATCCTCAAGAATGTTACTCTGCTTATTTGTAACAAGAAGCAGATAGAGGGTCTCTATTGGCTGATAGACATAACGGACATTCTCAGTCTCAACATAAGTATGTTGTTTCCCTGTTCCCACCAATTTGGGGAAAGCTGCAAGATACCCCTCAATTCGTATACGAGACATGTCCACAAACTGTCTCGAGACAAGTGCTGTA harbors:
- the LOC125222833 gene encoding coatomer subunit delta-like encodes the protein MVVLAASIISKSGKALVSRQFVDMSRIRIEGYLAAFPKLVGTGKQHTYVETENVRYVYQPIETLYLLLVTNKQSNILEDLETLRLLSKLVPEYSYSLDEEGIGKTAFEILFAFDEVISLGHKENVTVAQVKQYCEMESHEEKLHKLVLQSKINETKDIMKKKASEIDKSKIEKNRGDKGGMMSFQSSIGRMDSGFGSDTNISSNNGGFGGGSSFGIITEGDSFSKQKGRLPSSATAPSKDFGMKLGKTQRTNQFLESLKAEGEVIVEDVRPSAGQSKAPASLPSDPVTLSIEEKLNVTLKRDGGIENFDLQGMLSLQILNQEDGFIQVQIETGDNPGVIFKTHPNINKDLYNGESILGLKDPNRPFPSGQGNEGVSLLRWRMQSADESLVPLSISCWPSVSGNDTYVNLEYEAPSFDLQNVVISIPLPALREAPRVQQIDGDWRYDARKSILEWSILLIDNSNRSGSMEFVIPAIDTSDLFPISVRFTSTRTFSNLQVVNVLPLKGGNPPRYAQRMLLAAENYQVV